The following are encoded together in the Daucus carota subsp. sativus chromosome 5, DH1 v3.0, whole genome shotgun sequence genome:
- the LOC108219722 gene encoding peptidyl-prolyl cis-trans isomerase Pin1 codes for MHLTAFDKTQPLDLLDGPDAPLCIPDPQLSLMPQIVNYSYYLFTFCTIQSLALSYIISHRVFTPTQATIEADRKRKKTPISSGDRTADKKKKKMSSSSSHADKIRAYHILIKHQGSRRKESWKDPQGKVIRNTTRDAAVSQLKSIRDDVVSGKAKFQDVATTLSDCSSAKRGGDLGYFGKGQMQKPFEEAAYALKVGEVSDIVETDSGAHIILRTA; via the exons ATGCACTTGACTGCTTTTGACAAAACTCAACCGTTAGATCTTTTAGATGGTCCTGATGCTCCTCTCTGTATACCCGATCCCCAACTTTCTTTGATGCCCCAAATTGTCAATTACTCGTACTACTTATTTACTTTTTGTACCATACAATCTCTCGCGCTCTCATATATCATATCGCATCGCGTCTTTACACCCACACAAGCGACAATAGAGGCCGATCGGAAGCGCAAGAAGACTCCGATCTCATCTGGAGATCGAACGGctgacaagaagaagaagaaaatgtcGTCCTCATCATCTCACGCTGACAAGATTAGGGCTTATCATATCCTAATTAAGCACCAAGGCTCTCGCCGCAAGGAGTCGTGGAAGGATCCTCAAGGCAAAGTTATACGAAACACTACTAGAGACGCCGCCGTTTCGCAGCTCAAATCCATCCGCGACGACGTCGTTTCGGGAAAGGCCAAGTTTCAGGATGTCGCCACTACTCTTTCTGATTGTAGCTCTGCTAAGCGCGGCGGCGATCTAG GTTACTTTGGAAAGGGTCAAATGCAGAAGCCATTTGAAGAGGCGGCTTATGCACTGAAGGTTGGTGAGGTGAGTGACATTGTGGAAACTGATAGCGGCGCCCATATTATACTCAGGACAGCTTGA
- the LOC108222560 gene encoding zinc finger CCCH domain-containing protein 68 produces MISRITKRRFWENQKEEERRLHVPKIQWACPPKFTMDSNWQVAAGEESTEAVILRRVPSDPRLSAAFCRAGDKTDSQTPVIPLISIEEANQQENSASPFLITAAAMNDETMALAMTAITALNKCVSSQGEHTEIDMDSFIQLLNSSKTIRDVIDPSLRNELIALPNANQQSDADT; encoded by the exons ATGATTTCAAGAATAACAAAGAGAAGATTTTGGGAAAACCAAAAGGAAGAAGAGAGACGTCTACATGTTCCAAAAATACAATGGGCTTGTCCTCCAAAA TTTACCATGGATTCTAACTGGCAAGTGGCGGCGGGAGAAGAGAGCACAGAGGCAGTTATCCTCAGACGTGTACCATCTGATCCAAG ACTTTCTGCAGCATTCTGTAGGGctggtgataaaactgatagccAAACACCTGTAATTCCTTTAATTTCTATTGAGGAAGCCAACCAACAAGAAAATAGTGCATCTCCATTCCTGATCACAGCTGCTGCAATGAATGATGAAACGATGGCCCTTGCTATGACGGCCATAACTGCTTTAAACAAATGTGTATCAAGCCAAGGTGAACACACTGAGATTGATATGGACTCATTCATACAATTGCTCAACAGCTCAAAAACTATTCGGGACGTGATTGATCCTTCCCTCAGGAATGAGTTAATTGCATTGCCAAACGCCAACCAGCAGAGTGATGCTGATACTTGA
- the LOC108222320 gene encoding auxin-responsive protein SAUR50, with protein sequence MAVRKSNKQTQSAALKQIIRRCSSFGRNSDTSDLPNDVPRGHFAVYVGDNRSRYIVPISWLNHVEFQGLLERAAEEFGFNHDMGLTIPCQEEDFLYVMSIIQ encoded by the coding sequence ATGGCGGTGAGGAAATCGAACAAACAGACTCAGAGCGCAGCCCTCAAGCAGATCATCAGAAGATGTTCGAGCTTCGGGAGGAATAGTGATACTAGTGATCTTCCTAATGATGTACCAAGAGGCCACTTTGCAGTTTACGTTGGTGACAACCGGAGCAGGTATATTGTCCCGATATCATGGCTGAATCACGTCGAATTCCAAGGCTTACTTGAAAGAGCTGCAGAGGAAttcgggttcaatcatgatatGGGACTTACCATTCCATGCCAAGAAGAAGATTTTCTCTATGTCATGTCCATTATTCAATGA
- the LOC108221971 gene encoding putative WEB family protein At1g65010, chloroplastic, whose protein sequence is MLRSKSRSRALDVGAKHHRSIVSRTLSSSKICREDPLIDKNALVSIDRRPSAAKIISASENQLVRVSTMQRQMGRIEEELKLTKNQLDAAEHDRDRALDELQESKLMEHEANSRLTEALSPGRSGKVLAELTTVKELLSDSQKDLAAKEKYIESIKLELDKAKQLENKLADKLSSLGRLEDELRIARVSETRAMDLCAESRKRVAELEAELKELKQSKSDVLGSEASLTKEFEAAKIELEESKRQLVSLHDQLQKLQSSSGVSSREQNGIKLSDGIDGKSEPGQKSATSMVVAPQSEIEVLKKQLKAAIEGEEQSTKAMNDLALALKEVATECNYAKEKLISTESELDKYRKLLDEEKKEAELHRNTADRLRLEAEESYLAWNGKEKGFVDVIKQVEEEKVRAQQENVKLKESLEKAENTLKEAENSLHEAENTLHEAENTSRTAREENEKLRDVLKQAINEANVAKEAASIAQQENSELKDSLVDKEKTIDFLARENDQLKFDEAAASERIKELERLLSEAQSEAKTEDKDSGIAFMSPESLFDDHKEDYNKREDYSKKEATALKKGFSFDLHRIKLHNKYQDEDDMLGEEDPIKADALRGSIFDPSTRTPRSEAHTPKQASKHHHHHLPHHRKKSSLSNIDTVHLEDLDHLDVDSQHDSEGTSEESEADRQAHRKKKSVALKNFGYLLMRKSFTQHTGHTKKESSILSPDHE, encoded by the exons ATGTTGCGCTCCAAATCAAG ATCCAGGGCTTTAGATGTTGGAGCAAAGCACCATAGGTCAATTGTTTCTAGGACATTATCTTCCTCCAAGATTTGTAGAGAGGACCCTTTGATCGATAAAAACGCGCTTGTTTCGATTGACAGAAGGCCCTCGGCAGCCAAGATCATCTCTGCATCTGAG aatcaacttgttaggGTCTCTACTATGCAAAGGCAGATGGGGCGGATTGAGGAAGAGTTAAAGCTCACAAAGAATCAACTAGATGCAGCTGAACATGATAGAGATCGAGCCCTTGATGAGCTCCAAGAGTCGAAATTGATGGAACACGAGGCCAACTCGAGATTGACTGAAGCCTTGTCCCCTGGGAGGTCTGGAAAAGTACTTGCTGAGCTTACAACCGTGAAAGAATTGCTATCTGATTCTCAAAAAGATTTGGCTGCCAAGGAGAAGTATATTGAATCGATAAAACTTGAGCTTGACAAGGCTAAGCAGTTGGAGAACAAATTAGCTGACAAACTTTCATCCCTAGGGAGGTTGGAGGACGAGCTACGTATTGCCAGGGTTTCTGAGACTCGTGCTATGGATTTATGTGCAGAAAGTAGGAAAAGAGTTGCAGAACTAGAGGCTGAGTTGAAGGAACTAAAACAATCTAAAAGTGATGTGTTGGGATCAGAAGCGTCCCTGACCAAAGAATTCGAGGCAGCAAAGATTGAACTTGAAGAATCTAAGCGGCAACTGGTTTCTCTTCACGATCaattgcaaaagttgcaaagtTCATCAGGAGTAAGTAGCAGAGAGCAAAATGGTATTAAACTAAGTGATGGTATTGATGGTAAGAGTGAACCGGGTCAAAAGTCTGCAACTTCAATGGTGGTTGCTCCACAAAGTGAGATCGAAGTTCTTAAGAAGCAGCTAAAGGCTGCAATTGAGGGAGAAGAACAGAGCACAAAGGCTATGAATGATCTAGCTTTAGCATTAAAAGAGGTCGCCACAGAATGCAATTATGCAAAGGAAAAACTTATTTCAACTGAATCGGAACTAGATAAGTATCGGAAGCTTTTGgatgaagaaaaaaaagaagccgAATTACACAGAAACACTGCAGATAGACTAAGACTGGAAGCAGAGGAGTCATATCTGGCATGGAATGGTAAGGAAAAAGGATTCGTCGACGTCATAAAACAAGTTGAAGAGGAAAAAGTCCGTGCACAACAAGAGAATGTTAAACTGAAAGAATCTTTAGAGAAGGCTGAGAATACTTTGAAAGAGGCAGAGAATAGTTTACACGAGGCAGAGAATACTTTACACGAGGCTGAGAATACAAGTAGAACAGCTagagaagaaaatgaaaaattaaggGATGTCCTCAAACAGGCAATTAATGAAGCTAATGTTGCTAAAGAAGCTGCAAGTATTGCTCAACAAGAGAATTCCGAACTTAAGGATTCTCTTGTAGACAAGGAGAAAACCATCGACTTTCTTGCTCGAGAGAATGACCAGTTGAAATTTGATGAAGCTGCAGCCAGTGAAAGGATAAAAGAGTTAGAGAGACTGCTTTCGGAGGCTCAGTCAGAAGCAAAGACTGAAGATAAGGATTCTGGCATAGCTTTTATGTCACCAGAATCATTGTTTGACGACCATAAGGAAGATTATAATAAACGAGAAGATTATAGTAAAAAAGAAGCCACGGCTCTTAAGAAAGGTTTTAGTTTCGATCTTCACAGGATAAAGTTGCATAATAAGTATCAAGATGAAGATGACATGCTGGGAGAGGAGGACCCTATTAAAGCTGATGCATTAAGGGGCTCGATATTTGACCCCTCTACCAGAACACCGAGGTCGGAGGCTCATACACCAAAACAAGCGTCGAAACATCATCATCACCACCTTCCTCATCACAGGAAAAAATCTTCATTGTCAAACATAGACACTGTGCATTTGGAGGATTTGGATCATCTAGATGTTGATTCACAACACGATAGTGAAGGGACGTCTGAGGAGTCAGAAGCTGATAGACAGGCTCATAGGAAAAAGAAATCAGTAGCTCTAAAGAATTTTGGATATCTCTTAATGAGGAAAAGTTTTACTCAACATACAGGTCATACAAAAAAGGAATCAAGCATACTTAGCCCTGATCATGAGTAG